One Tenrec ecaudatus isolate mTenEca1 chromosome 12, mTenEca1.hap1, whole genome shotgun sequence DNA segment encodes these proteins:
- the SCP2D1 gene encoding SCP2 sterol-binding domain-containing protein 1, which yields MWKRIDHQPKIKAGDGPQVGQFKTLNSTPESAVSHPLELSEFQSFPVFKDISRHIKEVGAQLVEKVHAIFQLDITKDGRTILQWTVDLKNRHGDMYPGPARLPADTIFTIPEPIFMELVWGRMNPQRAFLAGKFKVSGKVLLGQKLEKVFKDWVKL from the coding sequence ATGTGGAAGAGAATTGACCATCAACCTAAAATCAAAGCAGGGGATGGACCTCAGGTAGGTCAATTCAAGACATTGAATTCAACTCCCGAGTCTGCTGTGTCACATCCCCTAGAGTTGTCAGAATTTCAGAGCTTTCCAGTGTTCAAGGACATTAGTCGTCACATCAAAGAAGTGGGGGCCCAACTGGTAGAGAAAGTCCATGCCATCTTTCAGCTGGACATCACCAAAGATGGAAGGACCATTCTGCAATGGACTGTCGACCTAAAGAATAGGCATGGGGACATGTATCCAGGACCAGCAAGGCTCCCAGCAGACACGATCTTCACCATTCCAGAGCCCATCTTTATGGAGTTGGTTTGGGGCAGAATGAACCCTCAGAGGGCATTCCTTGCTGGCAAATTCAAAGTGAGTGGCAAAGTGCTGCTTGGCCAGAAGCTGGAAAAAGTTTTCAAAGACTGGGTTAAACTTTGA